A genomic segment from Salmo trutta chromosome 38, fSalTru1.1, whole genome shotgun sequence encodes:
- the LOC115178711 gene encoding sialoadhesin, giving the protein MALRTAGSVLVVFLWSVAVVLGQDGWSVTYTPQSICTLKGSTVELTCSYTYPRGTVTSTFWFTKNDAEGNPVSLSDDPDYKARVTYHKDNKNDCTLRITDLRESDAATYKFRFITDQTGGRFTGNPGVTLSVTDLQVQVTPYSVVSAWKTLTCATCVLTGDPTYIWYKNGQIVTDNTSPYSVYPDAADSYSCALKANEDLHSPAVCVQDQSCNRVTYIDKSICALKGSSVDISCTYSSYHPIKTTFWFRSDKSAPEDLTRDPEYAGRALDSLPSTLRITDLRESDSAEYKFRFNSQISGWGYSFPGTTLSVTDLQVKVTPAAEGQKTLTCSTTCTLTDNPTYIWYKNGQRLDESTSQQYSVNNSYSDSYSCAVKGHEDLQAPAVCVRGESCMNVTYTHQSICALKGSTVDISCFYTHPSWHNVTEVSWFNKWESGVTKDLSQDSEYTSRVKYHRQTDKDSTLKITDLRERDSTEYKFRFKTVNAEWGYTFSGTTLSVTGLQVEVTPATVTEGQRVTLACRTICTLTDNPNPSYIWYKKGQRLTNQNNSLIINPVSSEDAGRYSCAVEGFEDLPSPEETLTVKYGAKNTLASIHLSGEIVEGSSVTLTCSSDANPPVDKYTWYKKNGAHYQSLSYGNTELQHVFSHIQSSDTGEYYCEARNEMGTDRSESINIDVKYGPKNTSVSVSPSGEIMEGSSVTLTCSSDANPPVQSYAWYKNGSVYQSIFYGKTESQQVFSQIKSSDTRQYYCWVSNGISTDRSPSLDIDVKYAPKSTSVSVSPSGEIVEGSSVTLTCSSDANPPVDKYTWYKKNVTSPKASGQSYSITNIISEDRGEYYCEAENKYGCLNSSPVFVDVQYDPKNTSVLVSPSGEIVEGSSVTLTCSSDANPPVNRYTWYKKIGYQSISYGNTGPQHVFNHIKSSDTGEYYCEAWNGIQMGTSESINIDVKYGPKNISVSTSLSGEIVEGNSVTLTCSSDANPPVDKYTWYKKNVASPKASGQSYSITNISSEDRGEYYCEAENKYGCLNSSPVFVDVQYAPKNTSVSVSPSGEIVEGSSVTLTCSSDANPPVKRYTWYKKIGYQSISYGHTGPQHVFNHIKSSDTGEYYCEAWNGIKTGRSDSIKIDVKYGPKNTSVSVSPSGEIMEGSSVNLTCSSDANPPVKRYTWYKKNGGHNQFSYVNTGPQHVFNQIKSSDTGEYYCEAWNGMKTGRSESINTDVKYGPKNTSVSVSPSVEIEEGSSVTLTCSSDANPPVQIYIWYKTNGAETSMRHYGWSYSITNISPEDRGEYYCVAVNEVGCKRSKLVPLMVLCKPKTTSVSVSPFGEIVEGSSVTLTCSSDANPPVDKYTWYKKNGASLKGCENTFLITNISSEESGEYYCEAENEYGGLNSSTISVDVQYGPKNTSVSVSPSGEIVEGSSVTLTCSSDANPPVQNYTWYKKNVTSPILSGQNYNITTISSEDSGHYYCEARNKIASENSTALKIIVAGKHTSIKTAAVGIIVVVLVLILCLSGFMWFRKKASKSISGTIETRDTADEGQGDSSPVYDNVLGMAMQQRQWSPSSQDDIHFSPSKNQEELCTPPSNCLNPRSRTGMSSTLL; this is encoded by the exons atggccttgagaacagcaggaagtgtgttggtggtctttctctggtctgtagcag TTGTACTGGGTCAGGATGGCTGGAGTGTGACATACACCCCTCAGAGTATCTGTaccttgaaggggtcaacagtggagcTGACCTGCTCTTACACATATCCCAGAGGTACAGTCACATCAACCTTCTGGTTCACTAAAAATGATGCTGAGGGGAATCCTGTGAGTCTGAGTGATGACCCAGACTACAAAGCTCGTGTGACGTATCATAAAGATAACAAGAATGACTGCACtctgagaatcacagacctgagagagagtgaCGCAGCTACGTACAAGTTCAGATTTATAACAGATCAGACTGGAGGGAGATTTACTGGCAaccctggagtcactctgtctgtcacag ATCTGCAGGTGCAGGTGACTCCGTATTCAGTTGTATCAGCGTGGAAGACACTGACTTGCGCCACCTGTGTTCTGACTGGtgaccccacctacatctggtacaagaacggacagATAGTAACTGACAACACTTCTCCCTATTCAGTCTACCCTGATGCTGCAGACAGCTACTCCTGTGCTTTAAAAGCCAATGAGGATCtccactctcctgcagtgt GTGTTCAGGATCAGAGCTGCAATAGAGTGACTTACATCGACAAGAGTATCTGTGCATTGAAGGGGTCATCAGTGGACATATCCTGTACTTACTCCAGTTATCATCCGATCAAAACAACATTCTGGTTTAGAAGTGATAAGTCGGCCCCTGAGGACCTAACCAGAGACCCAGAGTATGCAGGTCGGGCCCTGGATAGccttccctccaccctgagaatcacagatcTGAGAGAGAGCGACTCAGCTGAGTATAAATTCAGATTCAACTCACAGATCTCAGGATGGGGGTACAGCTTCCCTGGAacaactctgtctgtcacag ACCTGCAGGTGAAGGTGActcctgctgcagagggacagaagacactgacctgtagcaccacctgtactctgactgacaaccccacctacatctggtacaagaatgGACAACGTCTAGATGAGTCTACTTCCCAGCAGTACTCTGTCAATAATTCTTATTCAGAcagttactcctgtgctgtaaaaggccatgaggatctccaagctcctgcagtgt GTGTTCGGGGTGAGAGCTGTATGAATGTGACTTACACCCATCAGAGTATCTGTGCTTTGAAAGGGTCAACAGTGGACATATCCTGCTTTTACACACATCCCAGTTGGCATAACGTCACAGAAGTATCCTGGTTCAACAAATGGGAGTCTGGTGTAACTAAAGACCTGAGCCAGGACTCAGAGTATACAAGTCGTGTGAAGTACCATCGGCAAACAGACAAGGACTCCACTCTAAAAATCACAGACCTTAGGGAAAGAGACTCAACTGAGTACAAGTTCAGATTTAAAACAGTTAATGCAGAATGGGGATATACCTTCTCTGGAacaactctgtctgtcacag GTCTGCAGGTGGAGGTGACTCCTGCCACagtgacagagggacagagagtgacaCTGGCCTGTAGGACCATCTGTACTCTGACTGATAACCCCAACCCctcctacatctggtacaagaaagGCCAGCGTCTCACCAACCAAAATAACAGCCTGATCATCAACCCAGTCAGCAGTGAGGATGCAGGCAGATACTCCTGTGCTGTAGAAGGCTTTGAGGATCTCCCCTCTCCTGAAGAGACTCTCACTGTCAAAT ATGGCGCAAAGAACACACTGGCATCAATCCATCtctctggtgaaatagtggagggcagttcagtgactctgacctgcagcagtgatgccaacccacctgtggacaaatacacctggtacaagaagaatGGAGCCCACTATCAGTCTTTATCCTATGGGAACACAGAACTACAGCATGTCTTCAGTCACATCCAGTCATCTGATACTGGGGAGTACTACTGCGAGGCCCGGAATGAGATGGGGACAGACAGGTCTGAGTCTATCAACATCGATGTGAAAT ATGGCCCAAagaacacctcagtgtcagtcagtccctctggtgaaataatggagggcagttcagtgactctgacctgcagcagtgatgccaacccaccaGTGCAGAGTTATGCCTGGTACAAGAATGGAAGTGTCTATCAGAGTATCTTCTATGGGAAAACAGAATCACAGCAGGTTTTCAGCCAAATCAAGTCATCTGACACTAGACAGTACTACTGTTGGGTCTCGAATGGAATTAGTACAGACAGGTCTCCATCTTTAGACATCGATGTTAAAT ATGCCCCCAAAAgcacctcagtgtcagtcagtccctctggtgaaatagtggagggcagttcagtgactctgacctgcagcagtgatgccaacccacctgtggacaaatacacctggtacaagaagaatgtaacctcaccaaaagcatcaggacagagttacagcatcactaacatcatctctgaggacagaggagaatatTACTGTGAGGCTGAAAATAAATATGGATGTCTCAACTCTTCCCCTGTATTTGTGGACGTTCAGT ATGACCCAAAGAACACCTCAGTGTtagtcagtccctctggtgaaatagtggagggcagttcagtgactctgacctgcagcagtgatgccaacccacctgtgaATCGTTATACCTGGTACAAGAAGATTGGCTATCAGTCTATCTCCTATGGGAACACAGGACCACAGCACGTCTTCAATCATATCAAGTCCTCTGACACTGGAGAGTACTACTGTGAGGCCTGGAATGGGATTCAAATGGGGACGTCTGAGTCAATCAACATCGATGTGAAAT ATGGCCCAAAGAACATCTCAGTGTCAACCAGTCtctctggtgaaatagtggagggcaactctgtgactctgacctgcagcagtgatgccaacccacctgtggacaaatacacctggtacaagaagaaCGTAGCCTCACCAAAAGCATCAGGACAGAGTTACAGCATCACTAACATCAgctctgaggacagaggagaatatTACTGTGAGGCTGAGAATAAATATGGATGTCTCAACTCTTCCCCTGTATTTGTGGACGTTCAGT ATGCTCCAAagaacacctcagtgtcagtcagtccctctggtgaaatagtggagggcagttcagtgactctgacctgcagcagtgatgccaacccacctgtgaAGCGTTATACCTGGTACAAGAAGATTGGCTATCAGTCTATCTCCTATGGGCACACAGGACCACAGCACGTCTTCAATCATATCAAGTCATCTGACACTGGAGAGTACTACTGTGAGGCCTGGAATGGGATTAAAACAGGGAGGTCTGATTCAATAAAAATTGATGTGAAAT ATGGCCCAAagaacacctcagtgtcagtcagtccctctggtgaaataatggagggcagttcagtgaatctgacctgcagcagtgatgccaacccacctgtgaAGCGTTATACCTGGTACAAGAAGAATGGAGGTCACAATCAGTTCTCCTATGTGAACACAGGACCACAGCACGTCTTCAACCAAATCAAATCATCTGACACTGGAGAGTACTACTGTGAGGCCTGGAACGGGATGAAGACAGGGAGGTCTGAGTCAATCAACACTGATGTGAAAT ATGGTCCAAAGAACACCTCCGTTTCAGTCAGTCCCTCTGTTGAAATAGaggagggcagttcagtgactctgacctgcagcagtgatgccaaccctCCTGTGCAGATTTACATCTGGTACAAGACGAATGGAGCTGAAACATCAATGAGACATTATGGATGGAGTTACAGCATCACTAACATCAGccctgaggacagaggagaatacTACTGTGTGGCAGTGAATGAAGTTGGATGCAAAAGATCAAAGCTTGTTCCTCTAATGGTTTTGT GTAAACCAAAGAccacctcagtgtcagtcagtccctttggtgaaatagtggagggcagttcagtgactctgacctgcagcagtgatgccaacccacctgtggacaaatacacctggtacaagaagaatGGAGCTTCACTGAAAGGATGTGAAAACACCTTCCTCATCACCAACATCAGCTCTGAGGAAAGTGGAGAATACTACTGTGAGGCTGAGAATGAATATGGAGGTCTCAACTCTTCTACAATTTCTGTAGACGTTCAGT ACGGCCCAAagaacacctcagtgtcagtcagtccctctggtgaaatagtggagggcagttcagtgactctgacctgcagcagtgatgccaacccacctgtgcAGAATtacacctggtacaagaagaatGTAACCTCACCAATATTGTCAGGACAGAATTACAACATCACCACCATCAGCTCTGAGGACAGTGGACATTACTATTGTGAGGCCAGGAATAAAATAGCATCTGAGAACTCCACAGCTCTGAAGATCATTGTAGCAG ggaaacATACCTCAATTAAGACTGCAGCTGTAGGAATCATAGTGGTTgttctggttctcatcctctgtctctctggattCATGTGGTTCAG